DNA from Pseudodesulfovibrio hydrargyri:
CCTCGGTGCGCCCGTCCACCAGTCCGTACAGGCACGGCCCCCACGAGCTTTGGCCCACGCCGTAGGCCCCGGCGGCGAGCAGGGCCCCGACCGCGTCGGCGGCCAGCTTCTCCCGGTACGTCCCGCCCTGGGCCTCCTGGAAAAATCGCCCCGTCTGGGTGTCCACTTCGGTCAGGGCGCGGCCGAAGGCCTCCACATCCCGGTCCACCAGGGCGGGCAGCATGTTCAGCAGCACGGTCCGGCAGATGGCGTCGGTGACGGCGCGGGTATCGCCCAGGTCCCGGAACACGGCCTTCTCGCTCTTGCCCGACAGGCCGGGGCCCAACGAGGGCAGGAAGAGCACGAACCGCCAGTCCTCCGGGAAATCGTGCCGGACCAGCACGCTGGACGGGGTGATGACCTCGGGCCGTTCCAGGTCCGGGTGCCCGCCGTCCAGGATGAACCCGCCGGACTCGAAGGCCGCGATGCCGACCCCGGAGCGCAACCCCCGGTCCATGGCTCCGGCCGCCTCGCGTATGTCATGGCCCAGGCCGTGCAGTCTGAGCAGCGCGGCCGCCGTGGCCAACGCCGTCTGGGTGCCGGAGCCCAGGCCGGAATGGCGGTCCACGATCTCCTCGACCGTAAGCCGGGCCCGCCATCGGACGCCGTAATGCCCGGCCAGCCGGTCCGCGTACCCGCCGACCTGCTCGGCGCGCGGGCCGTGCACGGAAAAATCCTCGGCCGGTTCGGCCGTTACGCGCGTAAAGGGCCTGTCCAGCCCCACCCCCACGCTGCCGTAGACGTTGCCCAGCCCGGGGGTCAGGTTGGTGAAGCCGAAATGGAGCCGGGCCTGGGCGATGACCGTGACCTTCATGGCGCGCCTCCGGGAGCCCGGCCGAGCTTGTCGGCCAACAGCCGCTTGAGGGCGTCCAGGCCGTCGAGCACGTGCAGGCCGTCGATGGCCCGGATCCTGTCCACGTTGGCCACGTCGATGTCGCGCACCTTCAGGGTGAACGAGGTGCCGTCCGGCAGGGTGGTGGTGGCGCTGCCGGGCTTTTGGTCCACGGGCAGGAGGTAGGTCGGGGTTTCGCCCTTGCTGATCTGGGCCACGCAGTTGGTGATCAACGTGTCGGCGATGCCGTGGGCGATCTTGGCCGCGCTGTTGGCGGTCAGGGGGGCGACCAGGAAGAAGTCGTATTTTCCGACCTGCATGGGGCCCGCGAGGAAGGGGGTGTTGGCGTCCTTCTCGACATGCACCCGCCGGGCGAAGGCGTCCAGGCGGTCGGACAGCTTGTACCATTTGAGCACCGT
Protein-coding regions in this window:
- a CDS encoding beta-ribofuranosylaminobenzene 5'-phosphate synthase family protein, with the translated sequence MKVTVIAQARLHFGFTNLTPGLGNVYGSVGVGLDRPFTRVTAEPAEDFSVHGPRAEQVGGYADRLAGHYGVRWRARLTVEEIVDRHSGLGSGTQTALATAAALLRLHGLGHDIREAAGAMDRGLRSGVGIAAFESGGFILDGGHPDLERPEVITPSSVLVRHDFPEDWRFVLFLPSLGPGLSGKSEKAVFRDLGDTRAVTDAICRTVLLNMLPALVDRDVEAFGRALTEVDTQTGRFFQEAQGGTYREKLAADAVGALLAAGAYGVGQSSWGPCLYGLVDGRTEDDVVRAARKFLDGHGLQGKVVQAGPNNRGAEILVQE
- the afpA gene encoding archaeoflavoprotein AfpA → MKIVWGITGAGDLMPELFDIMEDVARQPGADVTVILSKAAGTVLKWYKLSDRLDAFARRVHVEKDANTPFLAGPMQVGKYDFFLVAPLTANSAAKIAHGIADTLITNCVAQISKGETPTYLLPVDQKPGSATTTLPDGTSFTLKVRDIDVANVDRIRAIDGLHVLDGLDALKRLLADKLGRAPGGAP